From Cannabis sativa cultivar Pink pepper isolate KNU-18-1 chromosome 8, ASM2916894v1, whole genome shotgun sequence, a single genomic window includes:
- the LOC115699601 gene encoding uncharacterized protein LOC115699601, giving the protein MAVSLLPSLYSLRLHTETNLGSHSSTLLLFNLHARPNRTRTQSTIIVFSSKTSGNVSVSEEAKKELLEKYGLNPDEFLSEPSLKTRRRKGQKSRGKDKELPQEEPKPTRTTHKLLQVLGGKARRMKLLSPKGMDVRPMMEVVKGAAFDILQAAGGCPAALRPGRWLDLYSGTGSVGIEAISRGCSEVHFVEMDPWVVTNVLRPNLEWTGFLDASVIHTVRVEKFLERSDKFVGENAPFDYISITPPYTQVDYGVLMDQISNSALIGEDTFVVVEYALRTDMLDSCGNLVKITDRRFGRTHLAIYGPQWAQKKKKSEK; this is encoded by the exons ATGGCAGTTTCATTGCTTCCATCTCTTTACTCCCTCAGATTACATACTGAAACAAACCTTGGCTCACACTCCTCTactcttcttctcttcaatcTCCATGCCAGACCCAACAGGACTCGAACGCAATCAACCATTATCGTATTCTCTTcaa AAACATCTGGGAATGTATCAGTAAGTGAAGAggccaagaaagaattacttgAGAAATATGGTCTCAATCCTGATGAGTTCTTATCCGAACCTTCTCTTAAG ACTAGAAGGAGAAAGGGTCAAAAAAGTAGAGGAAAAGATAAGGAACTCCCACAAGAGGAACCAAAGCCAACTCGAACCACTCATAAACTTCTTCAG GTGCTTGGTGGAAAAGCTCGGAGAATGAAATTGTTATCACCAAAGGGTATGGATGTAAGGCCAATGATGGAGGTTGTGAAAGGTGCAGCCTTTGATATATTGCAG GCTGCTGGTGGTTGTCCTGCAGCTTTAAGGCCTGGCCGGTGGCTGGACTTGTACAGTGGAACTGGCTCTGTTGGGATTGAAGCTATTAGCCGCGGATGTTCTGAG GTGCATTTTGTTGAGATGGACCCGTGGGTTGTTACGAATGTATTGCGTCCGAACTTGGAATGGACAGGGTTTCTGGATGCCTCAGTTATTCATACCGTTCGAGTTGAAAAGTTCTTAGAACGTTCAGACAAATTTGTTG GTGAAAATGCACCATTTGACTATATTAGTATTACCCCTCCTTATACACAAGTTGACTATGGGGTACTCATGGACCAAATTTCAAATTCAGCCTTAATTGGAGAAGATACATTTGTTGTAGTTGAATATGCACTAAGAACAGACATGTTGGATTCATGTGGCAACCTGGTTAAG ATAACCGATAGACGATTCGGCCGAACTCACTTGGCTATTTATGGTCCTCAATGGgcacaaaagaagaagaagtctgaAAAGTGA
- the LOC115699600 gene encoding probable prolyl 4-hydroxylase 7: MDFRFLLLLLLALVCFFPHLSLSAVRVPKWLVENKGDESVIRMKTGASSVSFDPTRVTQLSWNPRAFLYKGFLSEEECDHLIHLAKDKLEKSMVADNESGKSIMSEVRTSSGMFLQKSQDKIVANIEARIAAWTFLPQENGESMQILHYENGEKYEPHFDYFHDKANQELGGHRVATVLMYLSNIEKGGETIFPNSEAKLTQHKDDSLSDCAKNGYAVKPYKGDALLFFSLHPDSTTDASSLHGSCPVIEGEKWSATKWIHVRSFDKPMKRLSSDGCTDENASCPLWAKTGECEKNPIYMVGSEEAPGFCRKSCNVCSS, encoded by the exons ATGGATTTtcgatttcttcttcttcttcttctcgccCTTGTATGCTTCTTTCCTCATCTCTCCCTTTCTGCTGTTCGAGTTCCAAAATGGCTTGTTGAAAATAAAGG agaTGAATCAGTGATACGGATGAAAACGGGGGCTTCTTCTGTTTCGTTTGATCCAACTCGGGTTACTCAGCTCTCTTGGAACCCTAG AGCTTTTTTGTACAAAGGATTTCTATCTGAGGAAGAGTGTGATCACCTAATCCATTTG GCTAAGGATAAGCTTGAAAAATCTATGGTGGCTGATAATGAATCGGGTAAGAGTATTATGAGTGAAGTTAGAACGAGCTCTGGAATGTTTCTTCAAAAGTCTCAG GATAAAATAGTTGCTAACATTGAGGCCAGAATTGCAGCATGGACTTTCCTTCCACAAG AAAATGGGGAGTCGATGCAGATATTGCATTATGAGAATGGTGAGAAGTATGAACcacattttgattattttcatgataAGGCGAATCAAGAATTGGGTGGTCACCGGGTTGCCACTGTGTTGATGTATTTGTCTAACATTGAAAAGGGTGGGGAAACTATATTTCCCAATTCAGAG GCGAAATTAACGCAACATAAAGATGATAGTTTGTCTGACTGTGCTAAAAATGGCTATGCAG TGAAACCATACAAAGGTGATGCCTTGCTGTTCTTCAGCCTTCATCCAGATTCAACCACCGATGCAAGTAGCTTGCACGGAAGCTGCCCTGTCATCGAGGGTGAGAAGTGGTCAGCCACCAAGTGGATTCATGTTAGGTCCTTTGACAAGCCAATGAAGCGATTAAGTAGCGATGGTTGTACGGATGAAAATGCTAGCTGCCCTCTATGGGCCAAGACAGGTGAATGTGAAAAGAACCCTATATATATGGTGGGTTCTGAGGAAGCTCCTGGTTTTTGCAggaagagttgcaacgtttgTTCTTCCTAG